A genomic stretch from Hoplias malabaricus isolate fHopMal1 chromosome 4, fHopMal1.hap1, whole genome shotgun sequence includes:
- the LOC136695527 gene encoding uncharacterized protein: MEKGWLLLSRREMLNIFNPFTLRGAVALATTGALIYGIRRGGFSWIWGRKSQNNQDASLNMGVDGYICVGLLDNEANQHSSDHTPLNTESASVAASTSGSNEVDDSNVSSEQPGTSLRPARRTSAWYDLSKRGCTTKPLTAYALATGVHKRQLEARKYRPQVECHIVVIHDPEYEEMVRRFDETTFIGRTYRARGPKILEARTFIFLDEEPESSVKEEMPSTSRQQDVEGSVSGAEESVSSAGVVVAQVLDHPESTSTEQCAPTPATNSRRWKIGSRLRKALRAFSCCSASRDSNSEPEPAVQDEPNQNQGSRTPRRSGGFLRRLFHKRR; the protein is encoded by the exons ATGGAGAAAGGTTGGCTATTGTTGTCTCGCAGAGAGATGCTCAACATCTTTAACCCCTTCACGTTAAGGGGTGCCGTGGCTTTGGCCACCACCGGAGCTCTGATCTATGGTATCAGACGCGGTGGCTTTTCCTGGATCTGGGGAAGA AAATCACAAAACAATCAGGATGCTTCCCTGAACATGGGGGTAGATGGCTATATCTGTGTTGGCCTGCTGGACAATGAGGCAAACCAGCACAGTTCAGACCACACCCCTCTGAACACCGAGAGTGCCTCAGTAGCTGCATCAACCTCTGGATCCAATGAGGTTGATGACAGCAACGTCAGCTCTGAGCAGCCTGGTACCAGTCTGCGTCCCGCCAGGAGGACTTCCGCTTGGTACGATTTATCAAAAAGAGGCTGCACGACAAAGCCCCTTACAGCCTACGCTCTCGCTACAGGGGTGCACAAACGACAGCTGGAGGCACGGAAATATAGGCCACAAGTGGAGTGTCATATTGTGGTCATTCATGACCCGGAGTACGAGGAGATGGTGCGGAGGTTTGACGAAACCACATTCATAGGTCGAACCTAtcgtgcgagaggtccgaagaTCTTAGAGGCACGGACCTTTATCTTCTTGGATGAAGAGCCTGAGAGCAGCGTCAAGGAGGAGATGCCTTCAACCAGTCGGCAGCAGGACGTTGAAGGCAGTGTCTCAG GTGCTGAAGAGAGCGTGTCATCGGCAGGAGTAGTGGTGGCTCAAGTTCTTGACCACCCTGAGAGCACCAGCACAGAGCAGTGTGCTCCAACTCCTGCCACAAACAGCAGACGGTGGAAGATTGGCTCCCGTCTGAGGAAGGCATTGAGAGCCTTCAGTTGCTGCTCTGCCTCCAGAGACAGCAACAGTGAACCTGAACCAGCGGTTCAGGACGAGCCCAATCAGAACCAGGGCTCCAGGACGCCTCGAAGATCTGGAGGGTTCCTGAGGAGGCTGTTCCACAAACGGAGATGA